The proteins below come from a single Mauremys reevesii isolate NIE-2019 linkage group 6, ASM1616193v1, whole genome shotgun sequence genomic window:
- the MRPL17 gene encoding 39S ribosomal protein L17, mitochondrial: MRLSVAAAISHGRVHRRLGLGPRSRLDMLRNLVTALVRHERIETHWARADEMRFYAERLIDYAKRGDADEKAMRMADFWLTEKDLIHKLFKLLAPRFQSHSGNYTRLLQIPNRENLDRAKMAVIEYKGNPFPPLIVLHRDNEKTLLNQLLKGYREDILKTRATQVPERAAVSLHTGTAV; the protein is encoded by the exons ATGCGACTGTCGGTGGCTGCCGCGATATCCCATGGCCGCGTGCACCGGCGGCTCGGGCTCGGGCCGCGCTCGCGCCTCGACATGCTGCGGAACCTGGTGACGGCGCTGGTGCGGCACGAGCGCATCGAGACGCACTGGGCGCGCGCGGACGAGATGCGGTTCTACGCGGAGCGG CTGATCGACTACGCCAAGCGGGGAGACGCGGACGAGAAGGCCATGCGCATGGCTGACTTCTGGCTGACG GAGAAAGATCTCATCCATAAGCTGTTTAAACTGTTGGCTCCACGTTTCCAGTCTCATTCTGGGAACTATACACGACTGCTTCAGATCCCCAATCGAGAGAACCTGGATCGGGCCAAGATGGCTGTGATTGAATACAAGGGGAATCCTTTCCCACCTCTCATAGTTCTACACAGGGACAATGAAAAGACCTTACtcaatcagcttctgaaaggctACCGTGAAGACATATTAAAGACCAGAGCAACCCAGGTCCCAGAGCGGGCTGCAGTCTCATTGCACACAGGGACTGCAGTGTAG